The genomic region CTTTCATAATGACCTTTTGTATATTGTGATAAATCATCTAAAGATCCTAAATCATTAATAAAATAATCAATCATAATTTCAATCTGCTCTTTGTTAGTAAAGCTAAAATCTAATCTTTTCACATTAGTATTAATATCTTTTTCATTAATTAATAAAGTTTTACAATTTAATATCTCAGTTCTATTATATTGTGTTTTTACTATTTCGAAAAGATTATCTTTTCTATCTTTTAAAAATTTCCCTAATTTATATAATTCTATTTCAGTCTCCATTAATGGTATTCTTGAAAAAACTATATATTCAACCTCTAAATTCCCATTAAAATGATTTAATCTATTTTTTGAAACCTCAAACGGTATGCAAATTCTTTTTACATTATACTTGGATAGTAATTGAACAGCATAATTATTAGTAATGTTTAAGCTATAATCTACATAAATAGAATATCCTAAATCAAAAAAGAATTTTAACTGCCCTAAATTTCTTACTAAAACTTGATTAACATTACATTCTGTTAATTTCTTATGAATTTTTTCTAATATCTCCTTATCTTTTGTAATTCTATCAAAATAGGCAATTATATTTAAATTATTTGGTTGTTGATTTTCAATAATACTATATGGTATATAATAATCTATATTTTCAATACCTTTAGTTTTATTTAATACAGTCCTAAGTTCATTTTCATTGTTAACAAGAATAGACCATTTAGTTGGTTCTCTTTTAATAATTTGTTTATTAGTTTCAGGTAATGATATTTTAATGTCTTTTTTATATTTTGAAATTATGCTTTGATAAATTTTATTAATTGCCTCCCTTCTTAATTGATTAAGTTCTGAAACTTTCAAAAAACTTTTATCCTGAAGTTGAATATTGATATTCCTTACTTTAATATTTGTATCTCCTAATTTTTTTAATGATTCTGCAACCTTTTGTTTAGTTAACTCTGCTTTTTCAGATTTTTGAACTACTTGACCAATGACTTCTATTGTTACATCATCAAATTTAGCAATCAATCTTACTTTTTCATTTAATTTAATAAAAATATCAAAATCTACACTTATAGAAATATCTTGCTTTTCTAAGTTCTCTTCTATTTGTTTTATAAGATTTGAGCTTTTAACTAAAAATATCTTTCCCTTTTTAAATTTTTGATTTAGTAATGCAAAGCGACCTTTATTAATAACACAATGATATTTACTATTATTTAGTCCTTTTAAATTATTGTTTATTTCTATAACAATTTCATTTTGATTATTTCTAAGAGCAATAATGTCTCCATTATTTAGATTCTTATTCGTATTAAAAATTAACTTATTATCAAGAATTTCATAATCTCCAATATAAAGCCCTGTATTATTTGGTGCTTCTTTGTATAAAAGATTTTCAATTTTCTTATTATAAAGATATCCATTTGAGAAATTCCCTCTATTAAAAACTATCATAAGTTTATTCCGATCTTCATTTGAAATATTTATTTCACCAAAATTATAATACATGTCTATATACTTACGATATATAGATGTAACAGT from Caldicellulosiruptoraceae bacterium PP1 harbors:
- a CDS encoding U32 family peptidase, which translates into the protein MKKIELLSPAGGMDELIAAVKAGADTVYIGLSNFSARANAKNFTKENLIEAINFCHLRKRKIYLAFNTLIFNDEIEKAIDLVNYAYNQGIDGIIVQDLGISKILLNNVPNINLHASTQMTVHNSEGVNLLKELGFKRVVLARELSLNEIRNIKKETDIELEIFIHGALCFCYSGQCLFSSIVGQRSGNRGKCAQPCRMRYQILDNNLNKIDDGFLLSTRDISLLNSLPELIKSGVDSLKIEGRMKDKYYVYTVTSIYRKYIDMYYNFGEINISNEDRNKLMIVFNRGNFSNGYLYNKKIENLLYKEAPNNTGLYIGDYEILDNKLIFNTNKNLNNGDIIALRNNQNEIVIEINNNLKGLNNSKYHCVINKGRFALLNQKFKKGKIFLVKSSNLIKQIEENLEKQDISISVDFDIFIKLNEKVRLIAKFDDVTIEVIGQVVQKSEKAELTKQKVAESLKKLGDTNIKVRNINIQLQDKSFLKVSELNQLRREAINKIYQSIISKYKKDIKISLPETNKQIIKREPTKWSILVNNENELRTVLNKTKGIENIDYYIPYSIIENQQPNNLNIIAYFDRITKDKEILEKIHKKLTECNVNQVLVRNLGQLKFFFDLGYSIYVDYSLNITNNYAVQLLSKYNVKRICIPFEVSKNRLNHFNGNLEVEYIVFSRIPLMETEIELYKLGKFLKDRKDNLFEIVKTQYNRTEILNCKTLLINEKDINTNVKRLDFSFTNKEQIEIMIDYFINDLGSLDDLSQYTKGHYERGEYL